Proteins from one Bacteroides mediterraneensis genomic window:
- a CDS encoding Na+/H+ antiporter NhaC family protein, whose protein sequence is MTQKLKIPSPLVSLLPVLALVVLLFFTIRLLGSDALGGGSQICLLLATALCAALGMGRYGVSWKDIEHAIVNNIAGVSSALIILLIIGSLSAAWMLGGVVPTLIYYGVQIIHPKFFLVSCCAICAVVSVMTGSSWTTIATIGIALMGIGKAQGFDEGWIAGAIVSGAYFGDKVSPLSDTTILASSVTDTPLFTHIRYMMYTTVPSIMIALVIFTVAGFSHEVTDSSQMSVFTSGLAERFHITLWVLLVPVVTGILIARKVSSIITLFVSTALAVICMLVFQTDVLKEVAGEGVSGAEALYKGVLMTLSSSTSVPASSPELTELIATRGMGGMMDTVWLIICAMCLGGAMTACGMLGSITRMFVHLTHKLAGTVAATVASGLFLNLATADQYISIILTGNMFKDIYKKNGYESRLLSRTTEDAVTVTSPLIPWNTCGMTQATILSVPTLVYLPYCFFNYLSPLMSIFVACIGYKIVRPAKKD, encoded by the coding sequence ATGACACAGAAACTGAAAATTCCTTCTCCACTGGTTTCATTGTTGCCGGTGCTGGCTCTGGTAGTATTACTTTTCTTTACGATTCGTCTACTGGGATCTGACGCATTGGGCGGGGGAAGCCAGATTTGTTTGCTATTGGCCACAGCTTTATGTGCTGCTTTGGGAATGGGGCGGTATGGAGTGAGTTGGAAAGACATTGAACATGCCATTGTGAACAACATTGCCGGGGTAAGTTCAGCTTTGATTATTTTGTTGATTATCGGTTCTTTGTCTGCGGCCTGGATGTTGGGAGGAGTAGTGCCCACACTGATATATTATGGTGTGCAGATTATTCATCCGAAGTTCTTTCTGGTTTCTTGTTGTGCGATTTGTGCCGTGGTGTCGGTTATGACGGGTAGTTCGTGGACTACCATCGCTACTATTGGCATTGCATTGATGGGAATAGGGAAGGCACAGGGGTTTGACGAGGGTTGGATTGCTGGGGCCATCGTGTCGGGTGCCTATTTCGGGGATAAAGTATCTCCGCTTTCGGATACGACTATTCTGGCTTCTTCGGTGACAGATACTCCCTTGTTTACACACATCCGCTACATGATGTACACTACGGTACCTTCGATTATGATTGCACTGGTTATTTTTACGGTGGCCGGATTTTCACATGAGGTGACAGACAGTTCACAGATGTCGGTGTTTACTTCCGGACTGGCTGAACGTTTTCACATTACTTTGTGGGTGCTCCTGGTCCCGGTTGTGACGGGAATATTGATTGCCCGGAAGGTCTCGTCTATCATAACCTTGTTCGTTTCGACTGCACTGGCAGTGATATGTATGCTGGTGTTCCAGACGGATGTCTTGAAAGAAGTGGCTGGCGAAGGGGTAAGCGGTGCCGAGGCTTTGTATAAAGGAGTACTGATGACCTTGTCGAGCAGTACATCGGTGCCGGCTTCTAGTCCGGAACTGACCGAACTGATTGCTACCCGTGGGATGGGAGGTATGATGGATACGGTATGGCTGATTATCTGTGCCATGTGTTTGGGAGGGGCGATGACGGCTTGCGGTATGTTGGGCAGTATCACGCGCATGTTTGTGCATCTGACGCATAAGCTGGCCGGAACGGTGGCGGCTACGGTGGCATCCGGCCTGTTTCTGAACCTGGCTACTGCCGACCAGTATATTTCGATTATTCTCACCGGGAACATGTTCAAGGATATTTATAAGAAGAACGGGTATGAGTCGCGTTTGTTGAGCCGTACGACGGAGGATGCCGTGACAGTAACTAGTCCGCTGATTCCCTGGAACACGTGTGGCATGACGCAGGCTACGATATTGAGTGTGCCTACACTGGTGTATCTGCCATATTGCTTCTTCAACTATCTGAGCCCGCTGATGAGTATTTTTGTGGCGTGCATCGGCTACAAGATTGTGCGTCCGGCGAAAAAAGACTAA
- a CDS encoding RagB/SusD family nutrient uptake outer membrane protein has protein sequence MKGIYKLIFIPISLLIGASCSAYLEEEPKDRMDEEAAYSTLSDVQRNGVLSLYNYVGGYADSQGLQGTGRGVYDLNTFTTDEAMMPTRGGDWYDGGFWQGLYLHRWGVNNEAIYATWEYLYRTVILCNSSLEKIQAFATLHPEENVTPFVAEVRALRALFYYYIMDLFGEIPLIEKSTPALEDIVQEKRSKVFGFIVKELMESEPFLSEERSNQPGVYYGRITRPVVWFLLAKLALNAEVYADDDWTDGHRPDGKSLVFEVDGRQRNVWQTVCDYCDKITMAGYELEADYAANFAVFNESSTENIFVIPMSKTLYTNQFVYLFRSRHYNHAKAYGLGGENGASATKEVLETFGYDTPQMDARFDDCYFAGPVKDLEGRQIVLDDGVTPLVYEPWKVALDVSGKPWEKTAGARMKKYQVDPTALKDGKLLDNDIVLFRYADVLLMQSEAKVRNGENGDMELNRVRSRARMEERPATLENLLKERMMELAWEGWRRQDMIRFGVFTRSYSCRPQLPGEENGYTTVFPIPERVIDMNSQLHQHKGY, from the coding sequence ATGAAAGGAATATATAAATTAATTTTTATACCCATCTCTCTACTTATAGGAGCTTCCTGCAGTGCGTATCTGGAAGAGGAACCCAAGGACCGGATGGATGAGGAGGCGGCTTATTCCACCTTATCAGACGTACAGCGTAACGGGGTGCTTTCCCTGTATAATTATGTGGGAGGTTATGCCGACAGTCAGGGGCTGCAAGGTACTGGGCGAGGGGTGTACGACCTGAATACTTTTACCACGGATGAGGCAATGATGCCTACTCGCGGAGGAGACTGGTATGACGGAGGATTCTGGCAAGGGTTATACTTGCATCGTTGGGGAGTAAACAACGAGGCTATTTATGCTACTTGGGAGTATCTTTATCGTACGGTGATATTGTGTAACAGTTCGCTGGAAAAAATTCAGGCTTTTGCAACGTTACATCCGGAGGAAAATGTAACTCCCTTTGTGGCGGAGGTGAGGGCGTTAAGAGCCTTGTTTTATTATTATATCATGGACCTTTTCGGGGAGATTCCTCTGATTGAAAAGAGTACTCCTGCACTTGAAGATATAGTTCAGGAAAAACGGTCTAAAGTGTTTGGATTCATAGTGAAAGAGCTTATGGAATCGGAGCCTTTTTTGAGCGAGGAACGAAGCAATCAGCCGGGCGTTTATTATGGGAGAATCACTCGTCCTGTAGTTTGGTTTCTGTTGGCGAAACTGGCTTTGAATGCGGAAGTATATGCTGACGATGACTGGACTGATGGCCATAGACCGGACGGGAAATCACTTGTCTTCGAGGTGGACGGAAGGCAGCGGAATGTTTGGCAAACTGTGTGTGATTATTGCGATAAAATTACGATGGCCGGATATGAATTGGAAGCAGACTATGCGGCGAACTTTGCAGTATTCAATGAATCCTCTACAGAGAATATATTCGTGATTCCTATGAGCAAGACTTTGTATACGAACCAGTTTGTTTATTTGTTCCGTTCCCGGCACTATAACCATGCCAAGGCTTATGGATTGGGGGGTGAAAATGGTGCATCAGCCACGAAAGAGGTCCTGGAAACTTTCGGTTATGACACGCCACAAATGGATGCTCGTTTTGATGATTGTTATTTTGCAGGGCCGGTAAAAGACTTGGAAGGGCGTCAGATTGTGCTGGATGATGGAGTGACTCCTTTGGTGTATGAGCCTTGGAAAGTGGCCCTGGATGTTTCAGGAAAGCCTTGGGAAAAGACCGCTGGAGCACGGATGAAGAAATATCAAGTGGATCCTACGGCTCTTAAAGATGGGAAACTGCTGGATAATGATATCGTTCTTTTCCGTTATGCAGATGTGTTGCTCATGCAGAGTGAGGCCAAAGTGCGCAATGGGGAAAACGGGGACATGGAATTGAACCGGGTACGTAGCAGGGCAAGGATGGAGGAAAGACCTGCCACACTTGAAAATTTGTTGAAGGAACGTATGATGGAGCTGGCCTGGGAAGGATGGAGACGTCAGGATATGATTCGTTTTGGCGTTTTTACCCGTTCGTACAGCTGTCGCCCTCAACTTCCTGGAGAGGAAAACGGGTATACTACGGTATTCCCTATTCCGGAAAGAGTCATTGACATGAATTCTCAGCTACATCAGCATAAAGGTTATTAG
- a CDS encoding C1 family peptidase encodes MNQKHVTLAACLLAFGLALQAQEGGISPDMLKKIQSSYQNTVADKALRNAMGGTSIKELALNQANQQAVNTDFSIKVESKGITDQQSSGRCWLFTGLNVMRAKAIAKYDLPGLEFSQVYCFFWDQLEKSNLFLQGVIETAGKPMSNQTVEWLFKHPLSDGGTFTGVADIVSKYGLVPKEAMPETYSSEHTSYMSSLIGLKLKEFGLELRDLSAKGEKTAIIEQRKEEMLGTVYRMLVLTLGVPPTSFDYVRKDSKGNVVATEHHTPMTFLEKYGDKNLLTNYVMVMNDPSREYYKCYEIAYDRHCYDGKNWTYVNLPVEEIKEMAIASLKDSTRMYFSSDVTQLDSKRGLLDVNNYDFGSLMGTTFGMDKKQRIQTFASMSAHAMTLMAVDLDENGKPKKWMVENSWGASAGYQGHLIMTDEWFNEYMFRLVLETKYVPKKVLDIFKQKPIQLPAWDPMFAEEK; translated from the coding sequence ATGAACCAGAAACACGTAACATTGGCTGCCTGTCTGCTGGCTTTCGGGCTGGCATTGCAGGCGCAAGAAGGGGGGATTTCTCCCGACATGCTGAAGAAAATTCAGAGTAGTTATCAGAATACGGTTGCCGACAAGGCTTTGCGCAATGCCATGGGAGGTACCAGCATCAAGGAATTGGCATTAAACCAGGCAAACCAGCAAGCGGTGAATACGGATTTTTCCATCAAGGTGGAATCAAAGGGAATTACCGACCAGCAGTCATCGGGCCGTTGCTGGCTGTTTACGGGACTGAATGTGATGCGTGCCAAGGCTATTGCCAAATATGATTTGCCTGGATTGGAATTCTCACAGGTGTATTGTTTCTTTTGGGACCAGCTGGAGAAATCGAATCTGTTTCTGCAAGGGGTAATTGAAACGGCTGGAAAACCGATGAGTAACCAGACGGTGGAATGGCTGTTCAAACATCCGTTGAGCGATGGGGGGACCTTTACGGGGGTAGCCGATATTGTATCGAAATATGGATTGGTACCTAAGGAAGCTATGCCGGAAACATACAGCAGTGAGCACACCAGTTACATGTCGTCTTTGATTGGATTGAAATTGAAGGAGTTCGGATTGGAACTGAGAGATTTGTCGGCAAAGGGAGAAAAAACGGCAATCATTGAACAACGGAAAGAAGAGATGTTGGGTACGGTCTACCGGATGCTGGTGCTGACACTGGGTGTACCGCCGACTTCGTTCGATTATGTACGTAAGGACAGCAAAGGCAATGTGGTGGCAACGGAACATCATACACCGATGACTTTTCTGGAAAAATATGGCGACAAGAACTTGCTGACTAATTACGTGATGGTGATGAATGATCCGTCGCGTGAGTATTATAAGTGTTATGAAATAGCGTACGACCGTCATTGTTACGATGGTAAGAACTGGACGTATGTGAATCTGCCGGTGGAGGAAATCAAGGAGATGGCCATCGCTTCCCTGAAAGACAGTACCCGGATGTATTTTTCCAGCGATGTGACCCAGTTGGACAGCAAGCGTGGACTGCTGGATGTGAATAATTATGATTTCGGCTCGTTGATGGGGACGACTTTCGGTATGGACAAGAAACAGCGTATTCAGACTTTTGCCAGTATGTCGGCTCATGCTATGACACTGATGGCTGTTGACTTGGATGAAAATGGAAAGCCGAAAAAATGGATGGTGGAAAACAGCTGGGGAGCTTCTGCCGGTTATCAGGGGCATCTGATTATGACCGATGAGTGGTTCAATGAATACATGTTCCGTTTGGTGCTGGAAACCAAATATGTGCCGAAAAAGGTACTGGATATTTTCAAGCAGAAGCCTATACAGCTTCCAGCTTGGGATCCGATGTTTGCAGAGGAAAAATGA
- a CDS encoding SusC/RagA family TonB-linked outer membrane protein: MDEIRPVSRVFCGLLFWGCLGGVPLYAQNQNENELPPDSVYTIGYARGSLKNISGSVEQITEKQMNRELITNPLEAIQGRVSGLTILKSNNGMAALESVRLRGTTSLTSGNDPLIIVDGVLGDLTMLASVYPADIESFTILKDASETAQYGSRGASGVINIVTKKGRAGKTRVNYNGSFGISHAYRRLDMLSGAEYRRLAAERGWSILDKGYDTDFQKAIERTGLQQNHNIAFYGGGEASNYRVSLGFQNREGVIQNEGMKLFTANMNMSQKMLDGLIDCELGLFGSMKRDRTLFDLQKTFYSAAAFNPTFPDFPDPLTGGWDQITTASQITNPLAWMDVDNREETSYFSSHARLTFHLWKDLKLVLFGSYTYSTTENAQFLPTTVWGNGQAYRGTRKAESLLGNLMLTYQKRFGAHFLDVLALGEAEKDRFQGFYTTTTNFSSNELGYHSLQGGALRPWEGTGSYYEEPHLVSFLGRVNYTYDDRYVWTVNLRTDASSKFGRKHKWGIFPSVSAAWNVTQEEFMKHIRWIDNLKLRVGYGLAGNQGGIDSYTTMALVRPNGVAPVGNSPLVTYESLKNVNPNLKWEVKSTFNAGVDMGFYGNRLLLSVNYYLSKTRDMLYQYDVSVPPFAYNKLLANLGSMRNSGMELSIGLTPLRTKDMELNINANVTFQRNKLLSLSGMYEGEYVSAAQYTALASLNGAGLHGGYNNIVYQIVGQPLGVFYLPHCEGLVSDGNGGYVYQIADLNGGGVNLEDGEDRYVAGQATPKTLLGSNISFRYKRFDVSLQINGAFGHKIYNGTALTYMNMNSLPDYNVLAEAPARDIRDLTATDYWLESGDYVNFDYLTVGWNIPLRKQRFLHGARLALTVNNLGTISGYSGLTPLINSTLVDGTFGVDDKRTYPLSRTYIVSLSLNF; this comes from the coding sequence ATGGATGAGATACGACCGGTTTCTCGCGTATTTTGTGGTCTCCTGTTTTGGGGGTGTCTGGGCGGAGTACCTCTTTACGCACAAAACCAGAATGAGAACGAGTTACCTCCTGATTCTGTTTATACCATCGGATATGCTCGTGGAAGTTTAAAGAATATTTCTGGGTCCGTGGAACAGATTACGGAAAAGCAGATGAACAGAGAACTGATTACTAATCCGCTGGAGGCTATTCAGGGGCGTGTGTCGGGACTTACTATCCTGAAGAGCAACAATGGAATGGCGGCCTTGGAATCCGTACGTTTGCGAGGTACGACTTCGTTGACCAGCGGAAACGATCCGCTGATTATTGTGGATGGGGTATTGGGTGATTTGACTATGCTGGCATCGGTGTATCCTGCTGATATAGAGTCTTTCACTATTCTGAAGGATGCCTCAGAAACGGCTCAGTATGGTTCCCGTGGGGCATCCGGTGTAATCAATATTGTGACCAAAAAGGGTCGGGCTGGAAAGACCCGTGTCAATTACAATGGCAGTTTTGGCATCTCACATGCTTATCGTAGATTGGATATGTTGTCGGGGGCAGAATATCGCCGTTTGGCGGCAGAGCGTGGGTGGAGTATTCTCGATAAAGGATATGATACGGATTTTCAGAAGGCTATCGAACGGACGGGTTTACAACAGAATCATAATATTGCGTTTTACGGAGGCGGAGAGGCTTCCAACTATAGGGTGTCCTTAGGTTTCCAAAACCGTGAAGGGGTGATTCAGAATGAGGGAATGAAACTGTTTACGGCCAATATGAATATGTCGCAGAAGATGCTTGACGGGCTGATTGACTGTGAATTGGGATTATTCGGCTCGATGAAGCGGGACCGGACGTTGTTCGATTTGCAGAAAACATTTTATTCGGCAGCCGCATTTAATCCGACCTTTCCGGATTTTCCTGATCCGCTTACCGGAGGATGGGACCAGATTACTACTGCCAGCCAGATTACAAATCCTCTGGCATGGATGGACGTGGACAACCGGGAAGAGACCTCATATTTCAGCTCGCATGCCCGTCTGACTTTCCATTTGTGGAAAGATCTGAAACTGGTGTTGTTCGGTTCTTATACTTATAGCACAACCGAAAATGCACAGTTTCTGCCTACTACGGTGTGGGGAAACGGACAGGCATATCGCGGCACTCGGAAGGCGGAATCTTTATTGGGAAATTTGATGCTAACCTATCAGAAGCGGTTTGGGGCTCATTTCCTGGATGTGCTGGCGCTGGGAGAGGCGGAAAAAGACCGCTTCCAAGGTTTTTATACTACGACGACCAATTTCTCGTCGAATGAGCTGGGCTATCATAGCTTGCAGGGAGGGGCGTTGCGTCCATGGGAGGGAACTGGTTCCTATTATGAGGAACCGCACCTGGTGTCTTTTCTGGGGCGTGTGAATTATACCTATGATGACCGTTATGTGTGGACGGTAAACTTGCGTACGGATGCCTCTTCCAAGTTTGGACGGAAACATAAATGGGGCATTTTTCCGTCAGTTTCTGCGGCTTGGAATGTGACGCAGGAAGAGTTCATGAAACATATCCGGTGGATTGATAATCTGAAGCTAAGAGTAGGGTATGGACTTGCCGGTAATCAGGGAGGAATTGATTCATACACAACCATGGCGCTGGTACGTCCGAATGGAGTAGCTCCGGTAGGTAATTCGCCATTGGTAACGTATGAGAGTTTGAAGAATGTCAATCCGAATCTGAAATGGGAGGTCAAATCCACTTTCAATGCGGGAGTGGATATGGGCTTTTATGGGAATCGTCTTTTGCTTTCGGTGAACTATTACCTCTCTAAAACAAGGGATATGCTATATCAGTATGATGTGAGTGTGCCACCTTTCGCTTACAACAAACTGCTCGCCAATTTGGGTTCCATGCGGAACAGCGGTATGGAGCTTTCCATTGGTCTGACTCCGTTGCGTACCAAGGATATGGAATTGAATATTAATGCGAATGTGACATTCCAGCGCAACAAGCTCCTGTCGCTGAGCGGTATGTATGAAGGAGAATATGTCAGTGCGGCACAATATACAGCATTGGCAAGCTTGAATGGTGCCGGTCTGCACGGTGGGTATAACAATATCGTGTACCAGATTGTGGGACAACCGTTGGGAGTGTTCTATTTGCCACATTGCGAGGGACTCGTTTCGGATGGGAACGGGGGGTATGTTTACCAGATAGCCGACCTGAATGGAGGAGGAGTGAACTTGGAGGATGGAGAAGACCGGTATGTGGCTGGGCAGGCTACTCCCAAGACTTTACTGGGTTCGAATATCAGCTTCCGTTACAAGCGTTTCGATGTGTCACTTCAGATTAACGGGGCATTCGGGCACAAGATTTATAACGGAACGGCTCTGACGTATATGAACATGAACAGTCTGCCGGATTACAATGTGTTGGCGGAGGCTCCGGCACGGGACATACGGGACCTGACGGCCACAGATTACTGGCTGGAAAGCGGGGACTATGTGAATTTTGATTATCTGACTGTAGGGTGGAATATCCCGCTTCGTAAGCAGCGTTTCTTGCATGGCGCAAGGTTGGCTCTCACGGTTAATAATCTGGGTACCATTTCCGGGTATTCAGGGCTGACTCCGCTTATCAATTCCACGCTGGTAGACGGTACTTTCGGAGTGGATGACAAGCGTACATATCCACTTTCCAGAACTTATATTGTTAGTCTAAGTCTTAACTTTTAA